From a single Lolium rigidum isolate FL_2022 chromosome 7, APGP_CSIRO_Lrig_0.1, whole genome shotgun sequence genomic region:
- the LOC124674143 gene encoding protein indeterminate-domain 5, chloroplastic-like, producing the protein MASNPSAAAAAAFFGMRDGDQQDQMKPLITQHQQLAAVALPGAAPAASSQHGAPPAAAPPAKKKRTLPDPDAEVIALSPKTLMATNRFVCEVCQKGFQREQNLQLHRRGHNLPWKLKQKNPNQVQRRRVYLCPEVTCVHHDPSRALGDLTGIKKHFCRKHGEKKWKCDKCSKRYAVQSDWKAHSKICGTREYRCDCGTLFSRRDSFITHRAFCDALAQESARLPPTSLSTLTSHLYGATNAGNMALSLSQVGSHLNSTMQHDGGHHHHPSPDLLRLGGGGGSSSIAARLDHLLSPTGASAFRANQQQPQPAFFLNAAPGQDFGDDQGGNGPHSFMQSKPFHGLMQLPDLQGNGAGGPAHGLFNLGFFANNGNSSGSSHEHASQGMMSNDQFSGGAGGGGNGSEVSAAGIFGGNFVGGDHMAQAGMYNGQAAMLPQMSATALLQKAAQMGATSSPNGAASMFRGFAGSSPQLRQAAPQHMDQNEANLNELMNSLAAGGGVNAAGMFGGANGGPGAGMFDPRMCDMDQHEVKFSQGGGGVGGNPAGGGGGGGGGGGDMTRDFLGVGGGGIVRGISTPRGDHNQSSSDMSSLEAEMKSASSYNGGRMA; encoded by the exons ATGGCATCGAACCcatcggcagcagcggcggcggccttctTCGGGATGAGGGATGGGGACCAGCAAGACCAGATGAAGCCGCTGATAACACAGCACCAGCAGCTGGCAGCGGTGGCACTGCCCGGCGCCGCGCCTGCGGCGTCCAGCCAACACGgcgcaccgccggcggcggcgccaccggccAAGAAGAAGAGGACTCTACCAG ACCCAGACGCGGAGGTGATCGCGCTTTCTCCCAAGACGCTGATGGCGACTAACCGGTTCGTGTGCGAGGTGTGCCAGAAGGGTTTCCAGCGCGAGCAGAACCTGCAGCTGCACCGTCGCGGGCACAACCTCCCCTGGAAGCTGAAGCAGAAGAACCCGAACCAGGTGCAGCGGCGTCGCGTGTACCTGTGCCCGGAGGTGACGTGCGTCCACCACGACCCGTCGCGCGCCCTGGGCGACCTCACCGGGATCAAGAAGCACTTCTGCCGCAAGCACGGCGAGAAGAAGTGGAAGTGCGACAAGTGCTCCAAGCGCTACGCCGTGCAGTCCGACTGGAAGGCGCACTCCAAGATCTGCGGCACACGCGAGTACCGCTGCGACTGCGGCACCCTCTTCTCCAG GAGGGACAGCTTCATCACCCACAGGGCCTTCTGCGACGCACTGGCGCAGGAGAGCGCCAGGCTGCCGCCGACGAGCCTCAGCACCCTCACCAGCCACCTCTACGGTGCCACCAACGCCGGCAACATGGCGCTCAGCCTGTCCCAGGTGGGATCCCACCTCAACTCCACCATGCAGCACGacggcggccaccaccaccacccgtcCCCagacctcctccgcctcggcggcggcggcggcagcagcagcatcgCCGCGCGGCTCGACCACCTCCTGTCTCCGACAGGCGCGTCCGCGTTCCGCGCGAATCAGCAGCAGCCCCAGCCGGCCTTCTTCCTCAACGCGGCTCCGGGGCAGGACTTCGGTGACGATCAGGGGGGCAACGGACCCCACTCCTTCATGCAGTCAAAGCCCTTCCACGGCCTCATGCAGCTCCCGGACCTTCAAGGCAACGGCGCGGGCGGGCCGGCCCATGGGCTCTTCAACCTGGGCTTCTTTGCCAACAACGGCAATAGCTCCGGGTCAAGCCACGAGCATGCAAGCCAGGGCATGATGAGCAACGATCAGTTCAGCGGCGGAGCTGGTGGAGGCGGCAACGGCTCTGAGGTGTCGGCCGCGGGGATCTTCGGCGGCAACTTTGTTGGTGGGGATCACATGGCGCAGGCTGGGATGTACAACGGCCAGGCGGCCATGCTGCCGCAGATGTCTGCCACCGCGCTGCTCCAGAAGGCCGCGCAGATGGGCGCGACCTCCAGCCCCAACGGCGCGGCGTCCATGTTCAGGGGCTTCGCCGGCTCCTCGCCGCAGCTGCGACAGGCGGCACCGCAGCACATGGACCAGAACGAGGCGAACCTCAACGAGCTGATGAACTCTCTGGCTGCTGGTGGCGGCGTCAATGCCGCCGGAATGTTCGGCGGCGCCAACGGTGGCCCCGGCGCGGGGATGTTTGATCCTAGGATGTGCGACATGGACCAGCACGAGGTGAAGTTCAGCCAGGGCGGAGGCGGTGTTGGTGGCAAccctgctggtggtggtggtggtggtggcggcggcggcggtgacatGACGCGGGACTTCCTCGGCGTGGGCGGAGGCGGCATCGTGCGCGGGATATCGACTCCAAGAGGTGACCACAACCAAAGCAGCAGCGACATGAGCTCCCTGGAGGCCGAGATGAAGTCGGCTTCGTCCTACAACGGGGGCCGGATGGCATGA